A part of Desulfotomaculum nigrificans DSM 574 genomic DNA contains:
- a CDS encoding SWIM zinc finger family protein, with the protein MLRKLLGKVDEGRFSRALAGLAAGWQFEVGYRVFGQRGVEVRGFVKYGRKQYTVAISPKGAWCSCSDVVYRGTLCKHIAFVAMAELAYYAAERSAHREPQEVRPGT; encoded by the coding sequence ATGCTGAGAAAGTTACTGGGTAAGGTGGATGAAGGTCGGTTTAGTCGGGCATTGGCGGGTCTTGCTGCTGGCTGGCAGTTTGAAGTGGGTTATCGGGTCTTTGGTCAGCGGGGTGTGGAAGTACGAGGCTTTGTGAAGTATGGCCGCAAGCAGTACACAGTAGCCATCTCCCCCAAAGGGGCCTGGTGCAGCTGCTCCGATGTGGTCTACCGGGGTACCCTCTGCAAGCACATCGCCTTCGTTGCAATGGCCGAGCTAGCCTACTACGCTGCCGAGCGTAGTGCCCATCGGGAACCCCAGGAGGTACGCCCCGGCACCTAG
- a CDS encoding NYN domain-containing protein: MKRVMVFIDGNNFEKAVTNLYGGSQQRIDYSKLANYLAGKRNGNLQRLYYYTAASDNDKQKAASTKHFVDTLNKQVPNCIAKIGYLQVVGKDASGQDIYTEKGTDVNIAVDLVSLAFFNAYDEAILLSADTDYEPAVNMARQLGKTVVLGIVDRQKAGYLKGLCDDHISLQIADLDQVKR, encoded by the coding sequence TTGAAAAGAGTTATGGTCTTCATAGACGGGAATAACTTTGAGAAAGCTGTAACCAATCTATATGGTGGGAGTCAGCAGAGAATTGATTATTCCAAACTAGCCAACTATTTAGCTGGAAAGCGAAATGGTAATTTACAAAGATTATATTATTACACCGCGGCAAGTGACAACGATAAACAAAAGGCAGCTTCTACCAAGCATTTTGTGGATACTTTAAACAAACAGGTTCCTAATTGCATTGCCAAAATTGGTTATTTACAGGTTGTTGGAAAGGATGCTAGTGGTCAAGATATTTACACCGAGAAAGGCACTGATGTTAACATCGCTGTAGATTTAGTGTCTTTAGCGTTTTTCAATGCCTACGATGAAGCAATCCTGTTAAGTGCCGATACTGACTACGAACCGGCCGTCAATATGGCTAGACAGTTGGGAAAAACGGTAGTTTTAGGCATTGTAGACAGGCAAAAGGCCGGATATTTGAAGGGATTGTGTGATGACCATATTTCCCTGCAGATTGCGGATCTTGACCAGGTAAAGAGATAA
- a CDS encoding RusA family crossover junction endodeoxyribonuclease, protein MIHFTIPGRPVPKHRPRVGKHGNIYTPQNCREYERAVGLYAKNLFPQPLTGPVALGVKFYFSRRPGDLDNYVKAISDGLNGIAWQDDRQVVKLFASLKRGIPERAEVVVQQIVND, encoded by the coding sequence ATGATACACTTTACCATCCCCGGGCGACCGGTACCAAAGCATCGACCCAGGGTGGGCAAGCATGGGAACATCTACACACCGCAAAACTGCCGGGAGTATGAAAGGGCGGTGGGTCTTTATGCCAAAAACCTTTTCCCCCAGCCCCTTACGGGGCCGGTGGCGTTGGGGGTAAAATTCTACTTTAGCCGCCGACCCGGTGATTTGGACAACTATGTGAAGGCCATCAGTGATGGGTTAAATGGTATTGCCTGGCAAGATGACCGGCAGGTGGTGAAACTCTTTGCCAGCCTAAAGAGGGGAATCCCAGAGCGGGCAGAGGTAGTGGTGCAGCAAATTGTAAATGATTGA